The following are encoded together in the Xanthobacter autotrophicus Py2 genome:
- a CDS encoding DGPFAETKE family protein (PFAM: DGPFAETKE family protein~KEGG: bra:BRADO1155 conserved hypothetical protein with a DGPF domain), producing the protein MMYAILCYQKEDVVCAWSKAEDDAVMAKLAVVQERLIKAGKMGASLRLLPTTAATTLRKSEEPPLVIDGPFAETKEQLLGFYLVDAADLDDALAIARDLAAANPGGAYEIRPVGMFFPDQRVAP; encoded by the coding sequence ATGATGTACGCCATCCTCTGCTACCAGAAAGAAGACGTGGTCTGCGCCTGGAGCAAGGCGGAGGACGACGCCGTCATGGCGAAGCTCGCGGTGGTGCAGGAGCGCCTCATCAAGGCGGGCAAGATGGGCGCGTCGCTGCGCCTGCTGCCCACCACCGCCGCCACCACCCTGCGCAAGAGCGAGGAGCCGCCCCTCGTCATCGACGGGCCGTTCGCCGAGACCAAGGAGCAGTTGCTCGGCTTCTATCTGGTGGACGCAGCCGACCTTGACGACGCGCTCGCCATCGCCCGCGACCTCGCCGCCGCCAATCCCGGCGGCGCCTATGAGATCCGGCCGGTGGGCATGTTCTTTCCGGACCAGCGAGTGGCGCCGTGA